Below is a window of Leishmania infantum JPCM5 genome chromosome 2 DNA.
ctcggcggGAGGGCCGCACGCTGGTTGTGGTCGCTGCACGCGGCAAACGGACCGACTCGAGGTCTATGAGCTCTCTGTGCCGCTGGGCATGGTTGGTATTCTCTCAAGATTCCGCCCACGCATCAGCATCGACGCGGTTGCCATGGGCCTCTTTGCCGGCAACACCGTCCTCGTGGATGGTGGGGTGTCGCTCTATAACACGAATATGGCCCTCATGTCGTCCGTGCGGCGTGCACTGACGACCGCCGGCCTGTCGCCGAACGCAGTGGTGTGCGTGGAGAGCTACGACGCGGCCCACCGCAGCACGAGCGAGTGGCTGCAGCTGTCCGACTACGTGGATCTTGCTGTCGTGTGCGGACCGCCGAAGCTGTACCAGTTCGCTTCTCGTTACTCCACGATCCCGCTGATGCGCGCGACTGGGCAGTTCAGCAGCGTCTACGTGGACCAGAGCGCCTCCTTCGAGGTGGCACTGGAGGTGATCCTCAACTCCAAGTTTCAGAAGTTGggcgccgccaacgccgtgACAACCGTCATCGTCCATAGCGACTTTCCGCGCTACACGGAGCTTGTGCTGGCCCtcgctgctgaaggcgcCATGCTGCTGGGCGATGCCATCGCTCAAGAGCGCGTGCCGGACTGCGTGTTGGAGCTCGCGAGTGAGGAAGAGTATCAGGGTCTCTCTCAGTATGGGCTGCGCGAcgctgcacgcacgctgTGCATCAAGACGGTGGACTCGCTCGCTCAGGCGCTCTTCTTCATCGAGTCCTTCGGCTCCAAGCAGAGCGACTGCATCGTGGCCACAGACCTGGAGGTGTGCGCCACGTACTGCCGGCATGTCGACACGGCTGTCGCCCTCGTGAACGCCTCCACACGCCTCTCCAGCGGCGTACCGCtcggctgcggcgtcgaCTTTGCCATCTCCACCTCGAAGACTCACTGCCGCGGCCCACTGACAGTGGAGATGATGACGACACGCAAACTTGTTGCTCGAAGTCTCAGCGCTCACcacggcgcgctgcgctgacgTCACCtcaagggagagagagtgatGGGCGTCTTGGCACCGCTTCCACAGACATGCTGCTCATCGGCGTTCCGAGGTGAAGGGCGTgggcgcgtgcatgtgtgtgtgtctgtgtgggaTGGACAGCAcatgcgctgctgtcgaCGTATGTCGCTCGCACTCCAGCGGATTCGGCCCCATGCTCAAGTATTGCTTCCCTCAAGCGCCGGGGGATGGACgctgcccctcccttccGGGTCTCAGCGCCACTCGGCTGCCGTATTTCGAatcgcacagcagcgcctgtcagcgtcgctgctgctgctgctgcgcgcgcacgcgggtGGCGCGCATATCCCCTTCATCGATGACGACTGTGGCATCTCCCTGTTGCGGAGTGCCTTGGCTGTGCTTGTTTCTTCTCGTTTTgaggcgccgcctccgctcaTGCGCTTATTTCTCGCtgtcccctccccgccctcaCGGAGCATGGACCGAGGGAAGAGCGAGTGTCGCCTTCTCGTGAACTCCCCCCCTCTCGTCGCGGGTGCGTGCCATCACCCACCGTGCGCCTCGCGGAGGCTGGAGGGgacgggaggaggaggaggctgctgcCTTTGGTACCCCCGCCTCGTCGCCCTGAAGCGCGAGAGTGCCTGTTGGCGGCGAAGTC
It encodes the following:
- a CDS encoding gamma-glutamyl phosphate reductase-like protein yields the protein MLRLSASRRSVQNILHDIQAAVESRSVMATSSFAQRRSFLVALSEELHRNSEHIIRANRRDCDLFGQQQQQRGTPSVTIPPRLPSTSAVASLQPSSSLHGGPAGYPPFLGHPGHRVGDAQGVSVAAGNHATATPALNAVEGSGASSPRRQSSLDYVASASLAGSLDRSGAGGTAAGGRVAASPAGAGPALGETAAGSRETSTSGTAAPVSPSRWAARASSASLQLLPTAVSGHATRTEAGGGGGHLLITPDNHFLISPLRLDKLHTTIEYLLCQPDPIAIPPSCWLHDSAEGGSGAAANSLRGQGSSGAASGHNALPPPSAGGPHAGCGRCTRQTDRLEVYELSVPLGMVGILSRFRPRISIDAVAMGLFAGNTVLVDGGVSLYNTNMALMSSVRRALTTAGLSPNAVVCVESYDAAHRSTSEWLQLSDYVDLAVVCGPPKLYQFASRYSTIPLMRATGQFSSVYVDQSASFEVALEVILNSKFQKLGAANAVTTVIVHSDFPRYTELVLALAAEGAMLLGDAIAQERVPDCVLELASEEEYQGLSQYGLRDAARTLCIKTVDSLAQALFFIESFGSKQSDCIVATDLEVCATYCRHVDTAVALVNASTRLSSGVPLGCGVDFAISTSKTHCRGPLTVEMMTTRKLVARSLSAHHGALR